One window from the genome of Saimiri boliviensis isolate mSaiBol1 chromosome 2, mSaiBol1.pri, whole genome shotgun sequence encodes:
- the LOC101042236 gene encoding olfactory receptor 1L6, translating to MEIKNYSGSSSGFILLGLSSNPQLQKPLFVIFLFTYLVTVVGNVLIILAIHSDPRLHNPMYFFLSNLSFMDICFTTVIVPRMLVNFLSKTNVISYMACLIQMYFFMAFGNTDSYLLASMAIDRLVAICNPLHYDVVMKPRHCLLMLLGSCSISHLHSLFRVLLMSRLSFCASHVIKHFFCDTQPVLKLSCSDTSSSQMVVMTETLAVIVTPFLCIIFSYLRIIVTVLRIPSAAGKWRAFSTCGSHLTVVAIFYGSIIYVYFRPLSMYSVVKDRVATVMYTVVTPMLNPFIYSLRNKDMKRGLKKLRDRIYS from the coding sequence ATGGAGATAAAGAACTACAGTGGCAGCTCCTCAGGCTTCATCCTCCTGGGCCTCTCTTCCAACCCTCAGCTGCAGAAACCCCTCTTTGTCATCTTCCTCTTCACGTACCTGGTCACTGTGGTGGGGAATGTGCTCATCATCCTGGCCATCCACTCTGACCCCAGGCTCCACAACCCTATGTACTTTTTTCTCAGCAACTTGTCTTTCATGGATATCTGCTTCACGACAGTCATAGTGCCCAGGATGCTGGTGAATTTTCTATCAAAGACAAACGTTATCTCCTACATGGCCTGCCTGATCCAGATGTACTTCTTCATGGCCTTTGGGAACACCGACAGCTACCTGCTGGCCTCTATGGCCATCGACCGGCTGGTGGCCATCTGCAACCCCTTACACTATGATGTGGTTATGAAACCCCGGCATTGCCTCCTCATGCTATTGGGTTCTTGCAGCATCTCCCACCTACATTCCCTGTTCCGGGTGCTACTTATGTCTCgcctgtctttctgtgcctcccACGTCATTAAGCACTTCTTCTGTGACACCCAGCCTGTGCTAAAGCTGTCCTGCTCTGACACGTCCTCCAGCCAGATGGTGGTCATGACTGAGACCTTAGCTGTCATTGTGACCCCCTTCCTGTGTATCATCTTCTCCTACCTGCGAATCATCGTCACTGTGCTCAGAATCCCCTCTGCAGCTGGGAAGTGGAGGGCTTTCTCTACCTGTGGCTCCCACCTCACTGTAGTAGCCATTTTCTATGGGAGTATTATTTATGTCTATTTTAGGCCCCTGTCCATGTACTCAGTGGTGAAGGACCGGGTAGCCACAGTTATGTACACGGTAGTGACACCCATGCTGAACCCTTTCATCTACAGCCTGAGGAACAAAGATATGAAGAGGGGTTTGAAGAAATTACGGGACAGGATTTActcataa